In Nymphaea colorata isolate Beijing-Zhang1983 chromosome 10, ASM883128v2, whole genome shotgun sequence, the genomic stretch TCAACATGTAGTGTAAGCTGTTGATTTGTTTTCTTACTAAAAAAATCTGAAGCATGAACATCATcaatttttaacatgttttctCTAATAAATCAATGACCATAAAGTTAAATTACATTAACGACATgcaaaaccatataaaaaaagGTGCTTGTATTTGTCCGAGATGGTGTAACGACtatcttaaaaaagaaaaaatccttatacaatttattttgctttgccgtcttattttctttctcctgaCTTTAActcatttcactttttcatttggATGCCTTTGCAGCCATTTGATTGGTTGAAGAAGCAATTTGCTTCTCCACCTGCAGAGGGAAGCGCATGAAGCTTCTGGGTATCTTTTGGATTGTCAAGTTTCTTGGATAACTCAGACTTGGATATTCTCAAATAATTTTGGTCCTTGAGGTACAGAAGTAGCTTTTGGAGCCTGTTTAGGTAAATAGGATATGATCCAAGGCTCCTGCTCAattgctttgagaaatttgtgTCCACAACTTTGTTCTCAATGCTTGCCTCTGGCTGcttctttgaaaattttccgAGTTGATGAATAAATTCACATTCTATTTTAAGCTTTActtgtttctgtcttttttttttactgcaaaGTCTAGCAGTTGGACATTCCTTGTGCCAATAAGCTCGCGCTGACGGATGTTGAGGTTTTGCACCATCGCGTGTCAATTGTTTCACACCAGTTAGCAATTGTGTGGATGATCTCTTAAATTTTCTACTCTAGTGCcttctgtccctctctctctctctctctctctctcactcgcaCATGGAGGGAGGAACATGCATTGACCAGGCTTGCTCTCTTTGAAGTTCCCATTGATAAGCCCGCATGGGTTAAGCTAAAAGGTAATGACAAACTGGGATGAGCAATAAACAAGCTTGCTCTTAGTATTTAGGCCTCCTCATGGTTGAGCTGTAGACGTGTTCGTTAAGGTTTAGTAACAAATCTCGTTAAGCATGACTGAGTCGAGTGCATCCATGTTAAGCATGTAATGGCTCGTTTCGTTTCCATGACTATTTCAGCTTCCAGTGGATGATAAAAACTTAAGAATGATAATACAGACGGCAACCGATGCGCTTTAACTGATAGAGGGTTTTTACGGAGGATCAAGAATGGACTGTTTTGATAGTTTGATGTTTTTGACCGTGCGCCTTGCAGCCCGTCTAATACGATACAGACGACAACCAATCGACAATATTGGAAAGTAAAAATATTACGAGTTCCAATTTCATGGAGAATGAAAAGAACATTTTGTTTGtcatatttctttttgtcaataAAACTACTTAAAATATCCTTTAGCTGACTGCTATAGatgagaaaataagaaacaatTTGGTTTCCTCACGTTGTAACAGACAGAATGGGCTCTTTTAAGAATTCAATGAAGAGAAACATTGccaaaatttggaagaaaaagaaaaaggaaatctaAGAAACCTTTTGTAAATCACTCTTTCAGCTCACATAAAAACTCATAACCTGTATCTTATCAggcatcaattttttttcatatccgatttatTTAAAACAGTTCAGGTGGATATCCGGTTCAAATCGAatataaataacatttttatacCAGCAAAAGAAAACGTCGTGCAACGTCCCCTATGTTCCGTTTAGAAGCTCGATACGGCTTCAAAACCAAGCACAAGCCAACTCCAGTAACATGTCTCTGCATTATTCATGTcctcttgaataatattttacTACcagaaagggagaagaaaaagaacgtCGTGCATCGTCTTGTCCCACGTTCCGCATGAACACGATATAACTTGAAACTCAGCACAAGACGGCAGGGAACACATCCAGCACACTTTCTAATTATTTATGTATAAGGGGCAACAATTACATGAAATTATGAACTCAAGTGAAAGGTATAAGGCACCCAGACTTCAGGAACATAACCACGCACCAATTAGGAAAAGGCAAATAAGATCCCTTCGGAGTGACGCTTATTTACAACGTACCCTCCAATCACACCAACTTCTTGCTTTCACCACCTTCTGTATGACTCTCTACTTTGATTCTATATGCATAAAAGGCAAGGACGGAGCCACTGCATGAAAAGCATTAATTTCTCAGAAACTGCGGACGATTAACAAGCATTATGTTTGAAAATTGGGAAACCTCAGAAGCACCCATCTATTTATAGCGCATGACGGATGGAACACAGAAGTTAAAGAACGCAAAAAGCTACAATAGCTGCCATCATGCATTACTCGGAAAAGGTACCCACAGTTCAACCAGCAATTGACACGCCTCAGTTTTACCTCATTAGCTGCATATGCAAAGATGGTACCCATGCCAAAGAATTTCAAGGTAGTGCTGTATCACAACAATGATGCCTGCTTGTAGGTCACAAACTTCAGTAGAACTCGTGCACATTGATCACAAATATGAGATGGCAAGATACAATGTGATTATTTTCATGCCCATGATAACTGACTTGATTGTGTCAAGGCtcaaaaaacagtaaaaagaacacacacacatacataattacatatatatcaaacaatATAGTCAGTATTTGAAATATATGTGAAATCACGTGAATACTTTTGTAGAGAATACTTTTTTctaatatgagaaaaaatgagaagattttattaattattttaatttacaagTGAAACCCTCATGGCACCGTCTCTCCCCCTTATCTCTCACTCTATCTGGTGATATTTTTTGCCTCTCTATCCCGCCAATCATCCTCCAGCCAGAGGTCTTTCTCTTGcccacaatctctctctctctctctctctctctctctggtcaGCTCTTTGGTCACCAGAAACCAGTCCACCTGCACTCTGGCTGCCgaaatcctctctctctctctctctctctctctctctctctctctctctctctctctgtgtggggTAAGTTCCTATTGATGTGGTTTCTTCACTGTCGACATCCATCACTGAATGTCGACCACCTCCTCCATCGCCATGCAACGTTTGTCAACTAGGTGGAGCATAACGTAGGGAAAATGACACTGTAAAACTACAATGGACTGTCAACTTAAAACACTTAAAAAGGTTTTCCACGTTAATGTTTGGAATGGGTCTGAACCAGACCCTATCCAAACATACCCAATTGGTCTGACATACCCATCTCAAAGAGAAGCCATATCAACATGGGTACACCAGGTCAACCACCGTACACCAGCCTAGTCATGAGGGTTACTAAGCTTAGTACATATTATCAGTTTATATGTCAATTCCATCAAGTTACATCACCTTTTCTGTTGATGCCTGTTAATCAAATTACACGTTTCACATTGATAGAAACTCTTATTTGTTATTATCCATCCTCTTCCACATACAACACATTCAAAACGACATTTATGCCAGACATATCTAATAGATGCTTTTATTCTCCAAATTATCTCAGTAAGATTAATTTAGAAAAAACATCTAGTTACAGAAGAAGCACTCAGTGTCACCTATATATGTTCTCCACCAGCACCTTTGTACAAGAAGTCCTCAAACAAAATTATTATTCAATGCAACAGAAGTTATGGTTTATCTAAACTAAATAATGCCTTTTTCTTGAGTAAAGAAACCACCTTAACCAAAATCTACAACATGCAAATTATACACGCAAAGAAGCCCACGCCAGTAACACCATCAATTAGGGCATAAGCAGGAACAGCAAAGGCCAAAGCTGACATAAGCAAAATTGTTCTACCATGCTCTAATGGAACTTCTGCAAGCCTATGCAATCAAAATTCATCAATATGATGAGTTTATACTAATTTTACTACTAAATAAAGATGATAATCCTTGCATCATTCTTCTGAATTGATAGGAACATGAATAATTTGCTGAGAAAACCAATAAATCAGCATCAGCGCGTAaatcaaatataacaaaaagaTTGAGAAAAGGCATATCAGGACCTGATAAGAGCCACAGCTGCAGTCCAAATGCATGGTCTCTGCAAGAAGGCGCTACAAATAATGAGTTACCAGGTACTTTATTTTCCGATATAGTAGAGTCAATAAAACACATGTACATCGAGACATAATCTTGGGTCAAGTCCGGATATGCATGTGTctgtgtatgagagagagagaaagaggaagagaagaccAGGAATCAACTACAAGAACACTGAAAAATAGGTGGACAATAAATTCGATCAAACTAAATAAACAGGTACTTGCATTGGCCAGGATTGTCAAGACCTGCATCTATCCCTAGATACTACGAATTTTTGGCTCAAAAAAGTCATTAAGTTCATCCAAGCTCGTCTACCAACCTTCTTAATTCATATGGTTATGACAACCATGAGGCTTCACCAGCAACTTATTGCCAAAACTTAATAAACTACAAGGCTCAATCCTCCTTTGAAGCTCTGCAGCTAAATCCATGTTCCCCATACTGGTAGGCACATTGGAACCACCAGGCCCACAAGAAGAATATATTAAGAAGGTGATTTTCCAAGTCATAGCTACCAAATGCAAACAAACATGACCTTAGTCAAGGTCAACATCAAGTCAATAGAACTCAATTTAGGGCCTTAGTATCATCTTCCTtattagaaagttgaaactAGTCAGCATGCTATAGCTGGACCTCTACAATTTCTGCATGCCAACTTCCGAAGCTGAGTCTTCCTTACAGTATGTTCCTGATCAGCCATGAGATGCTCAGGGGAGACTCTAAGCTTTTCCTTAGTATCATCTTCCTtattagaaagttgaaactAGTCAGCATGCTATAGCTGGACTTCTACAATTTCTGCATGCCAACTTCCGAAGCTGAGTCTTCATTTCAGTATGTTCCTGATCAGCCATGAGATGCTCAGGAGAGACTCTGAGCTTTTCCTAAGAACAACCTATTTTAAGTTCCTTGGAAATTGGCATGAAAAAACATTACAGAAACAAACTACATGagtaaaaagatgaaaatatataaagacCCATGAGATTTTCTCTTATGCATATTGGAGATACTCAGTTTGCTATACCCAGGAGATCTGAGGTAAGCAAATGTAGCCTAAAAGAATTTTGATACATCATATCAAAATCACCTTAGATAAATCATTTGATAATGATATGGCATGCTGATATTCTTTGTGAATGATGCAGTCTTCTTGTTCCTTCAGTTTCTCCCTTTAACTACTACTGTTATACCTTTAGCTTTTCCCTCCTATGACTAACAGTCATGACCATAGCAAGAAAATAATGTCAATTGTCACCTACTTGTATCAGCGCCATCAATTATTATATAAAAgatatgtcacatgggtactgcttTTTATGGAGCAGTACCCGTACGATACGGGTATGATACCATATGGGTACTGGTCCACCCATCGATATGTCCCGGGTACGATAAACCATAACAGGTACAGTCAACATACCCAGGGCCAATTCATCTttttttggactcggtcaacattgaccaagTCCCATCTCTGTCtgaaaattagggttttcttttttatttttttgcatttctctctctctctctctatatatatatatatatatatgtgtgtgtgtgtgtgtgtggccatacgcatgttttttgaaaatggtttgtACCAAACATCAGCACCCGTAACCGCACCCAGTGCTAtctgtatcgcacgatacggacccatatcgtatgatacgtatcgAATAGGTTTGAAAAACCTATTCGACATGCCTACAATACAAGGGCCCATATTGTGAACCGATACACCcttgtatcgtatgatacaaggataaaatgacttttttgtatcttttacaaaaaaacCCTCGCTTCATCTTTCTAAACAAGTCTAAAAGTTGTGAGGGGGAAGTTTTACTAGTTCTTCTAcaaaaatttctcatttatgtgataaatCATTGATTTAGGGGAGAACTCACTGGTGGAGAAGAAGGTTTACTCATGGCCCCATGGGAGAGACCTTGAGTGATGATAATCAcgatatattatatgttgtgaacttgtaatgtaatctaaaacactttaaagtttaaaatttaaacattaaaCTTGTGATAGacgcttattatgttattatgaatttcttatttctaatttctaaatGTGTTAGATGTAATGGTACGCTACATTTGTGATACGTTACAATAGAGTgcataggtcggcccgaccgatacacgttatgatacgccttttacaacattgaccGTACCTATGTGCCATAGCATAAAGATCATTGATGAGCAGCACCCTAGAGAAGCCACTTGAACAACATTTGATCCTAGCAAGCAATGCAAATCATTCATTTCCTAGTAAAGTATGAGATCATGTACAACCATCCCAATTTAGTGGAAGCTGTTACAAACTTACAACACAACTGATTTACCACCAAACTCTCAGCTCAAAACTGAATTTAGTTTTTATCAATTGTCTCGAACATCCCATCCCACCCATTTCTACACAAACCAACCACACTGTTTCCTACGAGAGCCATCTCATAGTTTTCTACACTTTTCCAGTTGCCAGCTTTGTCACCTTCTTTTGTAGATTCAAGCACAAGCGAAATTAGGTATGCTGTGGCTACAGTCAAGCAATGAACTAAAAAACTAGTGATTTTGGTATGACTAGCTCAAAAATCAGGATAATATACCTGACAAAACAATAGGAGCTCCCGAACAAAAAGGATAGCTGCAATTCCTGTAGAAACAACGCAAACTTGTAAAGGCTTCTGACACATAGTATTTATCACATGCTTTCACCTCTAATGCATGTTGCACTATCATGCATGTGGACGCAACTTATGTGCTATAAAAGTCCAGGGAAATACACCTACCTGTTTGACCCTTCAAAAATAAAGGAGAAGATTTTCCCTCTTTCCATGCTCTTAAACTTAATATACTTAATGACAAAAGAGCACCACCCAGAACCATGCCGAACCGAATAGAAGGAATGCTTCCAGTAAgcataaaggaaagaaaacctCCAACAGATAGAAGTGCACCTGAATGACCATAACAAGTTTAGCTAATAAATCATTTTCAAGAGGGCCTATCATTAACAGCTTTTGcaaaaaagcaaataaactGCACAATAGATGTCGTCATCAATACCATAGGGAATGCCGATGAAAAAATCACGAACTTCAGATATTTCTCTGAGTTCAGGAGCTTGAGAAGCAAAAGTTTCTACAATATCCTTCACTGGCTCTGGAGAATTCTCTGCTGCAGTAGAAAGATATTGTTTGCCCTCTGTGCTAACTCCTTCTGCAAGGATAGCCATATCTTGTCTAGCTTTCTCTGCCTGTCCCTTCAACTGCTCAGACATTTGCTTAAGGATTACTACCGCTTGCTGTGAGTACAGCTCATATGCCTCCTGCGACATGTTCTGCATGTTTATTGCATACGATTTAAGGGATTCTATTGTCTTTATCCAtacttcttttgtttcctctgcCTGCTTCTCGATCTCGCTCTTAACCTTTTCCACATCAACATCCGAATGCTCCTGGGCAAACaattatgatcacaaacactaAACAAGAATATTTTGAACAAGAAACTCAAATATTCACAACTGAAAATGATCAAGTTAGTCCTGAAGACCTCTGTATGCACCATAAGAACATATTCTTGAAAAGGCCATCAAAGATAGAAGGGATTCTAAAACCAACTCCTGGTACAAACTACAAACACATGGGCTCCAGCACATTCATATTCACTAATCCATAAAGGCAAACCCCAGAAATCATATATACACCATTTAAGCATCACATGACGAAAGTATTGAGAGAATCCCCATCAGTAACCAAATTATAAATAACTTTTAGCTCTAGTCAAATttaacaaaaagggaaaaaaagggtGGCAACATGCCTATTTCTAAAATAAACCAGCTCAAACTTATCAGCCTTAAAAACACCCCAAAACAAAAATCCTTAGTTTGACATAACAACAAAAAACGAATGTAATCATTCAAACGGAAAAGATGTATAATTCGTTTCATGTTACACTACACATACAATTAGTATTTTTTAAGCTCATCCGTTAAGGCGTTCGCAATTTACATGGTCCATGCAACCCACCTGTCGGAATCATAACTCCTGACTCAGTTCCGTATCCCCAAAACATGTTAGGAAAAAAAATCGAATGCTAATCAAGTGGATATTGgacaaaaaatgccaaaatggaACATATGTTGGGCTAAAGATCCAGCTAACACCAAGAACAACCTAAAACCTTAGCGCGCAAGGCAACCATGATTTATTTACAGTTCCAGCAAATCAAAAAGGAACTGTCACATCACTTCCTGCAAGGGAAGAAAGCAGTTTGGCTAAACTTACGCTAGCAAATACTTGAAAGCTATTAAAAGTGTATCCGTTTAATTTACGTAGTAATCCCACAACAAAAATCTCCTTAAGTAACCAAGGAACCGGtgcatttcatttccttttatcGCCAAGGGCTTCGTTTCGAGCCCAAAACTCAAACAAACGAAATCTTGAATCACGAAAACCCGAATGATCTTTCCCCTTGCAAGCGGCAATGCATCCCCGCCTCATTTGAGAAGCAAATCATGCCCATTTCGGACCAACCAATGCATGAACACAATGCACGTGAAGCATTACTAAAGTCAGGATACTCAAGAAAACCTAACAGAGAAGCAACGGAAATTATAATCCTTCAACTGCAAAGACCAAGGCAAGAATCACAACACTATAATGTTTCCTGAGAATGAGAATTCAATAAATTATACCACACCCTTTTTGGCTCTTTCTTCACAAGTGTAGTAAAATAACGTTCGAAGAAATGATTGAAAGTAAGCAAAGCCGAAACCCTGCACCTAACGACGATAAGAAACTAGAGGTGATACCGATCCTTCGCGGGAAGCGGTGGCCGGAGGGATCACTCGACCATGAAAGAGCGTCAGCCTCCGGGTCGGATTGACTAGACAAAGGCGACGGTACTCTCCCACGCCCTTCCGCTTCAGAAAGGATCCGGCGCCGGGGAAGGCGAGAAGAAGCGGACCGCCGCTCGCCCGTGGCAGAGCAGGCCCGGTTCCTCTCGCAGTCAAACCAGGGTTTCCTTGAGAGACGAGGAACTCAGAGACGGCGGTCATGGCGACAGACAAGAAGAAGACTGAAGCAAGAGAGGGAGGACGGCTATGctgagatctctctctctcggggtTTTACTTGTCGAATGGGCGGGCTCCATCTTGGTCGCTTTCCCTCCTGACAACGACAAGAGTCGTTGCAACCCAACAAAGAGAATTTATCCATCAGGACCAAAACGTTTCTACAATTTAAAAAAAGCGCGCTCCACTTACATTTATTTTGATGTAACACAGTGCATTTTGAGAAACTCCTTTTTGCAACTTCTGCAATCATCACCAGTTCTTTAAATGAATATGGAGCAGATCTGGACCTTAGTTGAACCCGATACAGTCGTACATATATACGATTAACCTCATCTCCCAAGTTGAGGCTTAAAAACCGATCTAGgatgaagaaacaaaacaaatcgCATCACCTATCTCACCTTATTATGGTAAATCTTTTATGAAACTTAACAGTGTTTTCTTTCAAAGATAATTGTTGCTTTTGATAGGCCAAATGTGTAGTAGACCTCATCACATTTCATGATGAATCCCCGAGTTTCAAACAACTTTGTCTCCCTGTTTTCTCTCACGAAAGTCGATCAAAAGCTCTCTACAATAATGtgtatacaaaaaaaaaaaaaaaatgttgttaagGAGCATTAATCCCAAGGTGTTACTAAAGATATAACTATTGTTTTTGCTCCGTACTCACCCCTTGTACCAAATAACTAGGTTCATGATGTATCAAATGTTTATGGCGTTTTCAGTGACAATTTTAGTGTTCtagtcataaattttttatttttaatcactTGACAAACAgctacatataatatatatatatatatatatatataatgttcaaTACTATTATTGTTGCTCTAAATCAGTTATTATATTGGTATCTGCAATGATGTATGGCGTGGGAAACTTTTATAGTAATTTATCGATtactatagagagagagagagagagagagagagggaaaaactagaaaagaaaaacacatctTGCATATAACCTTTTTTGGATGAATACATTTTCTCACAGTTCCAAAGAAGGTGGAAGCTCCATCCAACTTCTTATATTTTAAGAAAGATGATCTGCTTTCATTGTCTTGAGGTGTAGCCCTCActatgtaaattaaaaatatagtaAAATTGCACACATTTTTTCTGTAAGTTTGCCCAGCACGTTTTGATACGCGTTCCCCAAAAAATGGCTTTCGTAGCATCAAcgttttgataatagaaaatccaatatttctcataaaaacaacttgattgaaaacatgttttatttcaaaataacttttataaatatattaggacatttatattttatttaaaataactttttaacaaaaaactaaaaggtctgtttttttttatccctGACATAATTGTTATGTATTCGAAAAACTACGAACCCAACAATCTtaaatagtttttctttttatcatttcctCCATTGAATATTTACTATTGAGCTTTGATTGGATACGCTCTTCCTTGGATCAAATTTTTCGTGAGCTTGATCTCGGCTTGACACTTTGTGATTTTTTTGGGGGTTAAACTTAGAAAATGGGTGAGTGATTTGAATTTCTGTATTTTCATAGGTATCATTCAAATACGtcaaatgaaaaacagaatAAGTTTCACGTGTCACCAACGAAGAAGCAAAGGCAAGCGACCCTCTTATTCCATGACGGCGGACCCCGTCTCTACAATACATACGGAAAAGCTCAAGGCCAAAAGCCTATCATTGCCAACAACTCTGGACCACAAGCTTCTCAATAATCGCAACTTTAGGTTGTTTTGGGGCCCCGTGGTTGGGGTTCACCATATATCCGAGTCGTGAGTCGCCGGATTTCGTCGTAATTGAAGCTCATCTTTTTTCATCTGCACTATAAAATTTTATGACCTAGCCCAGTCGAGTCACCGAATCAACTCTCTGATCCAGTAACCTAGTCTTCAGTCGATTCGAGTCCGAGtcacaaatttgatttttacttCTCTAAGTCACTCACGGTCCGCGATTCGTTCAAAAGAGTTTcttagcataaaaaaaaaaaaaaaaaaagagagagagagagagagaagttcaATAATAGACCTTTGCATAAGTTAGCATGAGAAGGAATTTTTTGAGTAATAAGTCGCTCACGCTTTGGCTTTTCCAAAGGCAACAAAGGTAGTATGGGCTGGTAAGGCACCTAATGCTTGTCATGCTTTGCAAGTTACAACCCCACATGTCACTGCTCAATTTTCACTTTTAAGTCAGGACATGTTAGCAATGGAGATTAAGTCACCATCAATTTTACTTTAAAGTGTAAtcattgtcatatatatatatatatatatatagtgtatgggtattatatggtgaaaattttctcgggtataatacagcaaagttgTATATATCCATAAAATCTTgacaactttttaaaaaatttaaaacatttaataaatcttgaaaaaatataataaataaaaatattaaaaacaccaaaaaacatgtataatatgtatttttttcacgtttttttattttttgaaattaaaaaaaaaaacatgttttttttcacgttttatatgaCTGAGTTGTTTTTCGgtgttttatgtgacaatgcATGTAACCCAACCATAATCATGCAGCTGACATTGTACTCTCATCAATATACTACCGCCTTTGTTGGGGACACGATACATGTTACTCTCCTATGCTTTAAATGGTGGTTGCCCAAGCATAATTGcctattttatttacataatggTTTTTTTATATAATGTACTCTGTATTATATTAGTGCCATTTGAAGCTACTTCGATACCATATATCCAATAAGCCACTGCAGTGAATATATATCTCTGCTATTAGTTGtctgaaatatatttttttcctttgaaaattGCCTACCTATTTGACTTGTTGGACAATTCCGGACAAGAGATTACGTATTAGGCTTGTTAGACGATTGATAGCGTGCATGTAGGCGTATATGACAATGGATAAAAGCGTACAAATTTACAAATTAGTTAGATCTAATCAATTTTTAGATTGATGCATTGGACAGTGCTACTATTCTCAAATAGCCATTTAGGGAAAACTTCATTCTCTATTATAATTTTGCTtacaattttaataataaatttaacTTTTGCAACAAGTGGCACACATTGATCAAAGGTATCAAGTAGTTAACGAAGGTAAGCTTTGTTTGAGGATTATATCTCCACCATTTtaattatcttaattttttaaattatttatttgattattcTTTAGAAAAGTACAATTATCACTagaaaaacatgacaaaaaactATGCCGGCAATTTTCTTGCATGATGTCGTTGCCCTTGAGCCAAGCTAACgtaaagttgtttttgtttgatcGTGAAACTCATATCCACAATAATTTGAGATATGTTCTTAGGATCTCAGATCCATTTCCTTTTATTCCCTTGTTAATCTGACCTTataaattttatgatttttaacatgtatTATAAACCGATGACCTCTCAACTAATAATTCACATCCTGATGACCAAAATCACGCAAATTTCGGAAGCCAAACAGGATTTCgaattttctcaaaattcaaaatatggtTGGAGGTGGAGAATATTTCGGTACTCACGTAGAATGATATTATAACAAGAAGGGCATTGAGGGTGATGGCGGCCACGACCGAATGAAGTGAAAATAATGTTGTTGGT encodes the following:
- the LOC116263327 gene encoding protein FATTY ACID EXPORT 3, chloroplastic-like codes for the protein MTAVSEFLVSQGNPGLTARGTGPALPRASGGPLLLAFPGAGSFLKRKGVGEYRRLCLVNPTRRLTLFHGRVIPPATASREGSEHSDVDVEKVKSEIEKQAEETKEVWIKTIESLKSYAINMQNMSQEAYELYSQQAVVILKQMSEQLKGQAEKARQDMAILAEGVSTEGKQYLSTAAENSPEPVKDIVETFASQAPELREISEVRDFFIGIPYGALLSVGGFLSFMLTGSIPSIRFGMVLGGALLSLSILSLRAWKEGKSSPLFLKGQTGIAAILFVRELLLFCQRPCIWTAAVALISGSVLAFYAYRIKVESHTEGGESKKLV